From a single Streptomyces liliifuscus genomic region:
- a CDS encoding S-(hydroxymethyl)mycothiol dehydrogenase, which translates to MPHEVRAVVAVKKGAPVEVQTIVVPDPGPGEVLVSVQACGVCHTDLHYREGAINDDFPFLLGHEAAGTIEAIGEGVTDLETGDYVVLAWRAPCGSCRSCRRGRPWYCFDSRNATQPMTLLDGTPLSNALGIGAFAEKTLVAAGQAVKIDPAARPEAAGLIGCGVMAGYGAAVNTGNVGRGDTVAVIGCGGVGNAAIAGACLNGAMKVIAVDIDDKKLDQAERFGATHTVNSRGTDPVEAVRALTDGFGVDIAIDAVGRPETFEQAFYMRDHAGLLVQVGVPSPDMKIELPLIDIFSRGGAIKSSWYGDCLPSRDFPFLIDQYLYGLLDLNAFVTETIALDQVEEAFAKMHRGEVLRSVVVL; encoded by the coding sequence GTGCCACACGAGGTCCGTGCCGTAGTCGCTGTGAAGAAGGGCGCACCCGTCGAGGTGCAGACGATCGTCGTTCCCGATCCGGGTCCGGGCGAGGTGCTCGTCTCCGTGCAGGCCTGCGGGGTCTGCCACACGGATCTGCACTATCGGGAGGGCGCGATCAACGACGACTTCCCGTTCCTGCTGGGCCATGAGGCGGCCGGCACGATCGAGGCGATCGGCGAGGGCGTGACCGACCTCGAGACCGGCGACTATGTGGTCCTGGCCTGGCGCGCCCCCTGCGGTTCCTGTCGCTCCTGTCGCCGTGGCCGTCCCTGGTACTGCTTCGACTCACGCAACGCCACCCAGCCGATGACCCTCCTGGACGGCACCCCGCTCAGCAACGCCCTCGGTATCGGCGCCTTCGCCGAGAAGACCCTGGTCGCGGCCGGACAGGCGGTGAAGATCGACCCGGCGGCCCGGCCCGAGGCCGCGGGCCTGATCGGCTGCGGTGTGATGGCCGGCTACGGAGCGGCCGTCAACACCGGCAACGTCGGCCGCGGTGACACCGTCGCCGTCATCGGCTGCGGCGGCGTCGGCAACGCGGCCATCGCGGGCGCCTGCCTCAACGGCGCCATGAAGGTCATCGCCGTCGACATCGACGACAAGAAGCTCGACCAGGCAGAGAGGTTCGGCGCCACCCACACGGTCAACTCCCGTGGCACCGACCCGGTCGAGGCCGTGCGGGCGCTCACCGACGGCTTCGGCGTGGACATCGCCATCGACGCCGTGGGCCGCCCGGAGACCTTCGAGCAGGCCTTCTACATGCGCGACCACGCCGGCCTGCTGGTCCAGGTCGGCGTCCCCTCCCCCGACATGAAGATCGAACTCCCGCTGATCGACATCTTCTCCCGAGGCGGCGCGATCAAGTCCTCCTGGTACGGCGACTGCCTGCCCAGCCGCGACTTCCCGTTCCTCATCGACCAGTACCTGTACGGACTGCTGGACCTCAACGCCTTCGTCACGGAGACCATCGCGCTCGACCAGGTCGAGGAGGCCTTCGCCAAGATGCACCGCGGCGAGGTGCTGCGCTCGGTGGTGGTCCTGTGA
- a CDS encoding GcvT family protein, whose translation MSSTPETNPRVVIVGAGIVGCSLADELTARGWTDVTVLEQGPLPAPGGSTSHAPGLVFQTNPSKTLTEFARYTVEKFNSLEVDGVSCFNPVGGLELATTPERLAELHRRAGYAASWGIRGEIVSAARCKELWPLIDQSMVLGGFHTPDDGLARALLASRAQLTRAESRGARFLDRHTVTGIEQEAGKVTAVVTDRGTFPADHVVSAAGFWGPVIGRMAGIDVPLQPLAHQYARTRPLPELAEATEEASKPILRFQDRDLYFREHTDRIGIGSYAHKPLPVDPFAILDYDEARANDMEMPSSFPFTEEDWAPSWDDCRQLMPALREAEIEEGFNGVFSFTPDGMPVLGESRALRGFWLAEAVWVTHSAGVAKAVAEWMIDGRPETDAHECDLTRFEDAQRSPAYIKDRGSQQFVEVYDVLHPLQPMERPRPLRVSPFHARQQELGAYFLEGGGWERPHWYEANAPLVDTLGPLPERDAWSARYWSPIAAAEARATREKVALYDMTPLRRLEVTGPGALDFLHGMTSNNLRKKPGAVTYTLLLDGTGGIRSDLTVARLGPDRFQVGANSPADLDWLTRHASEGVHIRDITSGTCCIGVWGPLARDLVQPLTRDDFSHEGFGYFRAKETYLGHVPVTAMRLSYVGELGWELYTSADLGLRLWDTLWEAGREHGVIAAGRSAFNSLRLEKGYRAWGVDMTDEHDPYEAGVGFAVRLDKGDFTGMAALQARGEPRRRLTPLLLDDPASVVLGKEPVYVDGSPAGYVTSASYGYTLGRCVAYAWLPVLPTGASVHVEYFGEKVPATVADEPLFDPKMTRIRC comes from the coding sequence ATGTCCAGCACGCCCGAAACGAACCCCCGTGTGGTCATCGTGGGTGCCGGCATCGTCGGCTGTTCCCTCGCCGACGAGCTCACCGCCCGCGGCTGGACCGACGTCACCGTCCTCGAACAGGGACCGCTGCCCGCTCCCGGCGGCTCCACCTCGCACGCGCCCGGCCTGGTCTTCCAGACGAACCCGTCTAAGACCCTCACCGAGTTCGCCCGGTACACGGTCGAGAAGTTCAACTCCCTCGAGGTGGACGGGGTCTCCTGCTTCAACCCGGTCGGCGGCCTCGAGCTCGCGACGACTCCCGAGCGCCTGGCCGAGCTGCACCGCCGGGCCGGATACGCCGCTTCCTGGGGCATCCGAGGCGAGATCGTGAGCGCGGCCCGCTGCAAGGAACTGTGGCCGCTCATCGATCAGTCGATGGTCCTCGGCGGCTTCCACACCCCCGACGACGGCCTGGCCCGCGCGCTGCTCGCGTCCCGCGCCCAGCTGACCCGGGCCGAGAGCCGCGGCGCCCGATTCCTGGACCGGCACACGGTCACCGGCATCGAGCAGGAAGCCGGCAAGGTCACCGCGGTCGTCACGGACCGGGGCACCTTCCCCGCCGACCACGTGGTCTCGGCGGCCGGTTTCTGGGGCCCGGTCATCGGCCGCATGGCCGGCATCGACGTACCCCTGCAACCGCTCGCCCACCAGTACGCGCGGACCAGGCCCCTCCCCGAACTGGCCGAAGCCACCGAAGAGGCCTCGAAGCCCATCCTCCGCTTCCAGGACCGCGACCTCTACTTCCGTGAGCACACCGACCGCATCGGCATCGGCAGTTACGCGCACAAGCCGCTCCCCGTCGACCCGTTCGCGATCCTCGACTACGACGAGGCGCGCGCGAACGACATGGAGATGCCGTCCTCGTTCCCCTTCACCGAGGAGGACTGGGCGCCGAGCTGGGACGACTGCCGCCAACTGATGCCGGCCCTGCGGGAGGCGGAGATCGAGGAGGGCTTCAACGGCGTCTTCTCCTTCACGCCCGACGGCATGCCGGTGCTCGGCGAGTCCCGTGCGCTGCGTGGCTTCTGGCTGGCGGAGGCCGTGTGGGTCACCCACTCGGCCGGAGTCGCCAAGGCGGTGGCCGAGTGGATGATCGACGGCCGCCCCGAGACCGACGCCCACGAGTGCGACCTCACCCGCTTCGAGGACGCCCAGCGCTCCCCCGCGTACATCAAGGACCGCGGCTCGCAGCAGTTCGTCGAGGTGTACGACGTGCTGCACCCGCTCCAGCCGATGGAGCGGCCGCGTCCGCTGCGGGTCAGCCCCTTCCACGCCCGCCAGCAAGAGCTGGGCGCGTACTTCCTGGAGGGCGGTGGCTGGGAGCGCCCGCACTGGTACGAGGCGAACGCCCCGCTCGTCGACACCCTCGGCCCGCTCCCCGAGCGGGACGCCTGGTCGGCGCGCTACTGGTCGCCGATCGCGGCGGCCGAGGCGAGGGCGACCCGCGAGAAGGTCGCCCTCTACGACATGACCCCCCTGCGCCGCCTTGAGGTCACCGGCCCCGGAGCCCTCGACTTCCTGCACGGCATGACCAGCAACAACCTCCGCAAGAAGCCCGGCGCGGTCACGTACACCCTGCTCCTGGACGGGACGGGCGGCATCCGTTCCGACCTCACCGTCGCGCGGCTCGGGCCCGACCGCTTCCAGGTGGGCGCCAACTCCCCCGCCGACCTGGACTGGTTGACCAGGCACGCATCCGAGGGCGTGCACATCCGGGACATCACATCGGGCACCTGCTGCATCGGCGTCTGGGGTCCGCTCGCCCGCGACCTCGTCCAGCCGCTGACCCGCGACGACTTCTCGCACGAGGGCTTCGGCTACTTCCGCGCGAAGGAGACGTATCTCGGCCATGTCCCGGTCACCGCCATGCGGCTGAGCTACGTCGGCGAGCTGGGCTGGGAGCTCTACACCTCCGCCGACCTGGGGCTCCGCCTCTGGGACACGCTCTGGGAGGCGGGCCGGGAGCACGGCGTCATCGCCGCCGGGCGCTCGGCCTTCAACAGCCTGCGGCTGGAGAAGGGCTACCGCGCGTGGGGCGTCGACATGACCGACGAGCACGACCCGTACGAGGCCGGGGTCGGCTTCGCCGTCCGCCTGGACAAGGGGGACTTCACGGGGATGGCGGCGCTTCAGGCCCGGGGCGAGCCGCGGCGCCGGCTCACGCCGCTGCTCCTCGACGACCCGGCGTCCGTGGTCCTCGGCAAGGAGCCGGTGTACGTGGACGGCTCCCCCGCGGGTTACGTCACCAGCGCGTCGTACGGATACACGCTGGGCCGGTGCGTCGCGTACGCCTGGCTGCCCGTGCTCCCCACCGGGGCGAGTGTCCATGTGGAGTACTTCGGCGAGAAGGTGCCCGCGACCGTTGCCGATGAGCCGCTCTTCGATCCGAAGATGACCCGCATCCGGTGTTGA
- a CDS encoding IclR family transcriptional regulator, with translation MTRTQKQADRTEETPGKQSRGAGSAVQSVDRAVSVLEILARLGEAGVTEIADELEVHKSTAFRLLGVLENRGLVAQAKDRGKYYLGAGVLRLAGAAAVRLDISQEGVPVCRELADEVGETVNIAVLDDNAAVNIMQARGAASVTAQNWLGRRTPLHATSSGKVLLGHLPPTLREGLLARPLPRFTERTITGTAALRGELEAVVEQGYAFALEELELGLAATAAPVRAHDGKVIGAISVSGPVYRLDSDRLPDLAKRTAAAAADLSRRMGYGF, from the coding sequence ATGACCCGCACGCAGAAGCAGGCTGACCGCACAGAGGAGACACCCGGGAAGCAGAGCAGGGGCGCGGGGAGCGCCGTCCAGTCCGTGGACCGCGCCGTGAGCGTGCTGGAGATCCTCGCCCGGCTCGGCGAGGCGGGCGTCACCGAGATCGCCGACGAGCTGGAGGTGCACAAGTCCACCGCCTTCCGGCTTCTCGGAGTGCTGGAGAACAGGGGATTGGTCGCCCAGGCCAAGGACCGCGGGAAGTATTACCTGGGCGCCGGCGTACTACGCCTGGCGGGGGCGGCGGCAGTGCGTCTGGACATCTCCCAGGAGGGTGTGCCCGTGTGCCGCGAACTCGCGGACGAGGTGGGCGAGACCGTCAACATCGCGGTCCTCGACGACAACGCGGCGGTCAACATCATGCAGGCCCGCGGCGCCGCGTCCGTCACCGCGCAGAACTGGCTGGGCAGACGCACCCCGCTGCACGCCACGTCCAGCGGAAAGGTGCTGCTGGGGCATCTGCCGCCGACCCTGAGGGAAGGACTGCTGGCCAGGCCGCTCCCGCGTTTCACCGAGCGCACGATCACCGGTACGGCCGCGCTGCGCGGCGAGCTGGAGGCCGTGGTGGAGCAGGGGTACGCGTTCGCCCTGGAGGAGCTGGAGCTGGGGCTGGCCGCGACGGCCGCCCCGGTGCGCGCCCACGACGGGAAGGTGATCGGCGCGATCAGCGTCTCGGGTCCGGTGTACCGGCTGGATTCGGACCGGCTGCCCGATCTCGCCAAGCGCACGGCGGCAGCCGCCGCCGACCTGTCGCGCCGGATGGGATACGGCTTCTGA
- a CDS encoding MBL fold metallo-hydrolase, whose amino-acid sequence MSARGTVRIERVVTSGTFSLDGETFDVDNNVWLVGDDEEVLIVDAAHDARTIHRAVAGRQVVAVVCTHAHDDHVDAAAELAELTGAPVLLHPADHELWAATHPDRKPDGELSDGQRIGVAGIELQVIHNPGHTWGSCSLYATFLDAVFTGDTLFHGGPGATGRSYSDRPTIETSIRNRLLTLPGDTDVHTGHGEDTTIAAERPNVPAP is encoded by the coding sequence GTGAGCGCCCGGGGGACCGTACGGATCGAGCGGGTGGTCACCTCCGGCACGTTCAGCCTCGACGGCGAGACCTTCGACGTCGACAACAACGTCTGGCTGGTCGGCGACGACGAAGAGGTACTGATCGTCGACGCCGCCCATGACGCCCGTACGATCCACCGGGCCGTGGCGGGCCGCCAGGTGGTCGCCGTCGTGTGCACCCACGCGCACGACGACCACGTCGACGCGGCGGCCGAACTGGCCGAGCTCACCGGCGCGCCCGTCCTCCTGCACCCCGCCGACCACGAGCTGTGGGCGGCCACGCACCCCGATCGCAAACCGGACGGCGAGCTCTCCGACGGACAGCGGATCGGCGTCGCCGGGATCGAGCTCCAGGTGATCCACAATCCCGGCCACACCTGGGGCAGCTGCTCCCTGTACGCCACGTTCCTCGACGCGGTCTTCACCGGGGACACCCTCTTCCACGGCGGTCCCGGCGCCACCGGCCGCTCCTACTCCGACCGGCCGACCATCGAGACCTCCATCCGCAACCGGCTGCTCACGCTGCCCGGCGACACGGACGTCCACACCGGACACGGCGAGGACACCACGATCGCCGCCGAACGCCCCAACGTCCCTGCTCCCTGA
- a CDS encoding aromatic ring-hydroxylating oxygenase subunit alpha translates to MTTTPVSPAPVSAPGQLPPSLIATLPGHYYTDPEIFRQEQERLFESMWFCAIRGADLAKPGAFRTVQVGRESVLITRSRTGELRAFLNVCRHRGARLCLEEAGEVRRNLQCPYHAWTYDLDGRLIAAPNLVKMPDVDRTEYGLVKIALREWLGYAWVCLADEPPSFEETVMGAAVERLGNVAAIEHYGTENLALGKRITYDVKANWKLIVENFMECYHCATIHPELTDVLPEFADGYAAQYYVGHGAEFGEEVKGFTVDGSEGFGKLPEVAEDQDRRYYAITVKPTVFINLVPDHVILHRMFPLAEDRTIVECDWLYAPEVVESGADVSKSVELFHRVNAQDFEACERTQPAMASRAYRRGGVLVPTEHHIGIFHEWLIGMLGGMDG, encoded by the coding sequence GTGACGACGACCCCCGTCTCCCCCGCCCCCGTCTCCGCCCCCGGTCAGCTGCCGCCCAGCCTGATCGCCACCCTTCCGGGGCACTACTACACCGACCCGGAGATCTTCCGGCAGGAGCAGGAACGGCTCTTCGAGTCGATGTGGTTCTGCGCGATCCGCGGCGCCGACCTGGCCAAACCGGGCGCGTTCCGCACGGTCCAGGTGGGCCGCGAGAGCGTCCTGATCACCCGGTCCCGCACCGGTGAACTGCGCGCCTTCCTCAACGTCTGCCGCCACCGCGGGGCCCGTCTCTGTCTGGAGGAGGCCGGCGAGGTCCGGCGCAACCTCCAGTGCCCGTACCACGCATGGACGTACGACCTCGACGGCAGACTGATCGCGGCGCCGAACCTGGTGAAGATGCCGGACGTCGACCGGACGGAGTACGGCCTGGTCAAGATCGCGCTGCGGGAGTGGCTCGGCTACGCCTGGGTCTGTCTGGCCGACGAGCCGCCGTCCTTCGAGGAGACTGTGATGGGCGCGGCCGTCGAGCGGCTCGGGAACGTGGCGGCCATCGAGCACTACGGCACGGAGAACCTCGCCCTCGGAAAACGCATCACCTATGACGTGAAGGCGAACTGGAAACTGATCGTCGAGAACTTCATGGAGTGCTACCACTGCGCGACGATCCACCCCGAGCTCACCGACGTCCTCCCCGAGTTCGCCGACGGCTACGCGGCCCAGTACTACGTGGGGCACGGCGCCGAGTTCGGCGAGGAGGTCAAGGGCTTCACCGTCGACGGCAGCGAGGGCTTCGGGAAGCTTCCCGAAGTCGCGGAGGATCAGGACCGTCGTTACTATGCGATAACGGTCAAACCCACCGTGTTCATCAATCTCGTCCCCGACCATGTCATCCTGCACCGCATGTTCCCCCTCGCCGAGGACCGGACGATCGTGGAGTGCGACTGGCTCTACGCACCCGAGGTCGTCGAGTCGGGCGCCGATGTCTCGAAGTCCGTGGAACTCTTCCACCGGGTCAACGCCCAGGACTTCGAGGCCTGCGAGCGTACGCAGCCCGCGATGGCGTCCCGTGCCTACCGGAGGGGCGGGGTGCTGGTGCCCACCGAGCACCACATCGGGATTTTCCACGAGTGGCTCATTGGCATGCTGGGAGGCATGGATGGCTGA
- the solA gene encoding N-methyl-L-tryptophan oxidase has product MSPTYDVIVIGLGGMGSAAAHHLSSRGVRVLGLEKFGPVHNRGSSHGGSRITRQSYFEDPAYVPLLLRAYELYEDVERATGRDIATLCGGVMVGPPDSLTVSGSLRSATQWDLPHEMLDAAEIRRRFPTLNPKDDEVALYEKKAGLVRPENMVAAHLQLATRQGADLHFDEPMTRWEPYRDGVRVHTAENTYTASQLVICPGAWAPQLLTDLGVPFSIERQVMYWFQPRGGVRPFLPENHPIYIWEDADDVQVYGFPSIDGPELGAKVAFFRKGVECTPENIDRTVHEDEIGAMADHMSRCVPDLPGTFLKAATCMYSNTPDEHFVIARHPAHPESVTVACGFSGHGFKFVPVVGEILADLALTGTTAHPIGLFDPLRLAAAPA; this is encoded by the coding sequence GTGTCCCCTACCTACGACGTGATCGTCATCGGTCTCGGTGGTATGGGCAGTGCCGCCGCCCACCATCTGTCCTCGCGCGGTGTGCGGGTGCTCGGGCTGGAGAAGTTCGGGCCGGTGCACAACCGCGGTTCCAGTCACGGTGGTTCGCGGATCACCCGGCAGTCCTACTTCGAGGACCCGGCGTACGTACCGCTGCTGCTGCGCGCGTACGAGCTGTACGAGGACGTGGAGCGGGCCACCGGCCGGGACATCGCCACGCTGTGCGGCGGTGTGATGGTCGGGCCTCCCGACTCGCTGACCGTCTCCGGTTCGCTGCGCTCGGCCACGCAGTGGGACCTGCCCCACGAGATGCTGGACGCGGCCGAGATCCGCCGCCGCTTCCCGACGCTCAACCCGAAGGACGACGAGGTCGCGCTCTACGAGAAGAAGGCCGGCCTGGTCCGCCCCGAGAACATGGTCGCGGCCCATCTCCAGCTCGCCACCCGGCAGGGCGCCGACCTGCACTTCGACGAGCCGATGACCCGCTGGGAGCCGTACCGGGACGGGGTTCGCGTCCACACGGCCGAGAACACGTACACCGCGAGCCAGTTGGTGATCTGCCCGGGCGCGTGGGCGCCGCAACTGCTCACCGATCTCGGGGTGCCGTTCAGCATCGAGCGGCAGGTCATGTACTGGTTCCAGCCGAGGGGCGGGGTCCGGCCGTTCCTGCCCGAGAACCATCCGATCTACATCTGGGAGGACGCTGACGACGTCCAGGTCTACGGATTCCCCTCCATCGACGGGCCGGAGCTGGGCGCCAAGGTCGCCTTCTTCCGCAAGGGCGTCGAGTGCACCCCGGAGAACATCGACCGCACGGTCCACGAGGACGAGATCGGGGCGATGGCGGACCACATGTCCCGCTGCGTCCCGGACCTGCCCGGCACCTTCCTGAAGGCCGCCACCTGCATGTATTCCAACACCCCTGACGAGCACTTCGTCATCGCCCGGCATCCCGCGCACCCGGAGTCCGTGACCGTGGCCTGCGGGTTCTCCGGGCACGGATTCAAGTTCGTGCCGGTCGTCGGCGAGATCCTCGCCGATCTGGCGCTCACGGGCACCACCGCTCACCCGATCGGCCTGTTCGACCCCCTCCGCCTCGCCGCCGCGCCCGCCTGA
- a CDS encoding aldehyde dehydrogenase family protein, translated as MADLYIGGTWTSAREKGTREIRCPADGSLVAVVDEAGPQDTADAIAAARRAFDDGPWPRTPPNERGDLLLRVADLLARDKDVLARAESLDTGKRLVESEYDIDDIENCFRYFGRLVASESGRVVETGTEGVDSRVVYEPVGVCALITPWNYPLLQTAWKVAPALAAGNTFVLKPSELTPHTAIHLMRLLEEAGVPAGVANLVLGAGPEAGAPLGDHPDVDLVSFTGGLQTGRRLMAAAAGTVKKVALELGGKNPNIVFADADFETAVDMALTAVFLHSGQVCSAGARLLVEDSLHDRFVDEVVRRARLIRLGGPFDEQAQTGPLISAAHREKVEAYVAKGLEEGAVLRCGGERPADPPHPDGFYYPPTVLDECSGPMSVVQEESFGPVLTVERFTDEAEAVRLANDTIYGLAGGIFTSDEAKAQRVASALRIGTIWINDFHPYVPQAEWGGYKQSGFGRELGPAGLAEYRETKHIWRTTNPSPQGWFS; from the coding sequence ATGGCTGATCTCTATATCGGCGGCACGTGGACGAGCGCGCGGGAGAAGGGCACCCGCGAGATCCGCTGTCCGGCCGACGGTTCACTCGTCGCCGTCGTGGACGAGGCGGGCCCCCAGGACACGGCCGACGCGATCGCGGCCGCACGCCGCGCCTTCGACGACGGCCCCTGGCCCCGGACGCCCCCGAACGAACGGGGTGACCTGCTGCTCCGGGTCGCCGACCTGCTCGCCCGCGACAAGGACGTACTCGCCCGCGCGGAGTCCCTCGACACCGGCAAGCGCCTGGTGGAGAGCGAGTACGACATCGACGACATCGAGAACTGCTTCCGCTACTTCGGCCGACTCGTCGCGAGCGAGTCCGGCCGGGTCGTGGAGACGGGCACGGAGGGCGTCGACAGCCGGGTCGTATACGAACCGGTCGGTGTCTGCGCGCTGATCACGCCCTGGAACTATCCGCTGCTCCAGACGGCGTGGAAGGTCGCTCCGGCGCTCGCCGCGGGCAACACCTTCGTGCTCAAGCCGAGCGAGCTGACCCCGCACACCGCGATCCATCTGATGCGCCTCCTGGAGGAGGCCGGGGTGCCCGCCGGTGTGGCGAACCTGGTGCTCGGCGCCGGTCCCGAGGCCGGCGCTCCGCTGGGCGATCATCCGGACGTGGACCTGGTCTCCTTCACCGGCGGTCTGCAGACCGGCCGCAGACTCATGGCCGCGGCGGCCGGGACGGTGAAGAAGGTCGCCCTCGAACTGGGCGGCAAGAACCCGAACATCGTCTTCGCCGACGCCGACTTCGAGACGGCCGTCGACATGGCGTTGACGGCCGTCTTCCTGCATTCCGGGCAGGTCTGCTCGGCCGGGGCGCGGCTCCTGGTCGAGGACTCGCTGCACGACCGGTTCGTCGACGAGGTCGTCCGCAGGGCCCGGCTGATCAGGCTGGGCGGACCCTTCGACGAACAGGCACAGACCGGTCCGCTGATCTCGGCGGCCCACCGGGAGAAGGTCGAGGCGTACGTCGCCAAGGGCCTGGAGGAGGGCGCCGTCCTGCGCTGCGGCGGGGAGCGGCCGGCCGATCCTCCGCACCCGGACGGCTTCTACTACCCGCCGACCGTGCTCGACGAGTGCTCCGGCCCCATGTCGGTCGTCCAGGAGGAGTCCTTCGGGCCCGTGCTGACCGTGGAGCGGTTCACGGACGAGGCGGAGGCGGTGCGGCTGGCCAACGACACGATCTACGGTCTGGCCGGCGGAATCTTCACCTCCGACGAGGCGAAGGCCCAGCGGGTCGCGTCCGCGCTGCGGATCGGCACCATCTGGATCAACGACTTCCATCCCTACGTCCCACAGGCCGAGTGGGGCGGTTACAAGCAGTCCGGGTTCGGGCGGGAGCTCGGTCCTGCCGGTCTTGCCGAGTACCGCGAGACCAAACACATCTGGCGCACGACCAATCCCAGTCCACAGGGCTGGTTCTCCTGA